The Pukyongia salina genome segment ATCACCAATGAGGTTAAAGATTCATTACAGGCTTTAGATCTTAATCTTCGTTATTCTCCTCAGGGTCACAATGAAGGGATCGCAACCTATTTTAGAGAGTACGCGCGCGCATTTATGGCAGACTGGGTACAAGAGAATCCCAAGAGTGATGGTACTAAATACAACATTTACACCGACGGTTTAAAGATTTACACCACCATCGATTCTAAGATGCAGGAATATGCCGAAGAGGCTATGGATATGCACATGGCGAATCTTCAGAAAGAGTTCGATGCCCAGAACGAAAAGAATAAAACAGCTCCATTCCGGGATATCACTCCCGAAGAAACCAATAAAATTATGGATGCGGCTATACAGCGGTCGGACAGATGGAGGGTGATGAAAAAGCAAGGCAAGTCTGAAAAAGAGATACGGGAGAGCTTTAAGAAGGAACGTAAAATGAGTATTTTTTCGTGGCGCGGCGATATAGATACAGTCATGACACCCCTGGACTCTATTCGATACTATAAAGGGATCCTGCAGGCGTCACTTATGTCTATGAACCCGCAAACGGGTGAAGTAAAGGCCTGGGTGGGAGGAATAGATTACAAGCATTTTAAATACGACATGGTAAAAACGGGTCAGCGGCAAATTGGTTCAACTTTTAAGCCGTTTGTGTATGCAACGGCCATAGACCAGATGCATATGTCGCCCTGTGATACCTTACCAGATACTCCTTATACTATCCCACAGGGGAAGTACGGGCTGCTAAAACCCTGGACCCCGAAGAATTCCGGTGCTATTTCCGGGGGGCATCTCACCCTTAGAGCCGCTCTGGCGCAATCGATCAACACCATTACTGCCAGACTAATAGATCGTGTTGGGCCTCAGCCTGTGATCGATCTGGTTGCAAAAATGGAAGTGGATACCGAAGATATTCCGGCAGTTCCATCTATTGCGCTGGGAACTCCAGATGTAACTCTTTATGAGATGGTTGGCGCTTATAGTACGTTTGCCAATCAAGGGGTGTATATAAGGCCTACGCTCATTCAGCGTATTGAAGACAAAAACGGTACTGTGCTTTATCAAAATGTTCCTCACACTCGTGATGTAATTAGCGACGAGACGGCCTACGTAACTGTTAGTTTAATGGAAGGAGTTACCCAATCCGGGTCCGGATCGAGGTTACGACATACCTGGAGAGGAGGCGACCCTGTTTATAAGAAAGTAGTTACCGGGTATCCTTATGG includes the following:
- a CDS encoding penicillin-binding protein 1A, whose translation is MAKAKTTKKKNAAQGEQKHIRTFWKLFGGLIVLVLLVFLLASWGVFGSLPDETSLENPEKNLATQIIGSDGVTLGTFYKQNRTPVKYEDLPDHLVNSLIATEDVRFYDHSGIDAKGTVRAIVFLGSKGGASTISQQLAKLFFTEQVSRNKLERGIQKIKEWIIATRLERRYTKEEIITMYFNEYDFGNQAVGIQSASKIYFSKEPIELTTTEAATLVGMFKNSSLYNPLRNPVGVKNRRNVVLAQMAKYDFITNEVKDSLQALDLNLRYSPQGHNEGIATYFREYARAFMADWVQENPKSDGTKYNIYTDGLKIYTTIDSKMQEYAEEAMDMHMANLQKEFDAQNEKNKTAPFRDITPEETNKIMDAAIQRSDRWRVMKKQGKSEKEIRESFKKERKMSIFSWRGDIDTVMTPLDSIRYYKGILQASLMSMNPQTGEVKAWVGGIDYKHFKYDMVKTGQRQIGSTFKPFVYATAIDQMHMSPCDTLPDTPYTIPQGKYGLLKPWTPKNSGAISGGHLTLRAALAQSINTITARLIDRVGPQPVIDLVAKMEVDTEDIPAVPSIALGTPDVTLYEMVGAYSTFANQGVYIRPTLIQRIEDKNGTVLYQNVPHTRDVISDETAYVTVSLMEGVTQSGSGSRLRHTWRGGDPVYKKVVTGYPYGFKNPIAGKTGTTQNNSDGWFMGMVPNLATGVWVGGEDRATHFGSTAYGQGATMALPIWAIYMKKCYEDESLNISNSGFVKPDKISIATNCAQWKEENSGGEIPDEFDL